The genomic interval CTTGGACTTTTCCTTACTAATGAATTTTGGCAACTATTAGTGGATATCTTCAAAAGCAAACTGACGAGCTGCCAAAATTTTCCAAGTTCAGGAAATGGAGTCCTGTTACACATGCAGATATAAAAGCATATTTTGCCATGAATTTGCTTATGGGTCTGTGTTCAAAGCATTCGATAAAAGACTACTGGTCCATGTATTCTTATACAAATACAGCTGGCATATCAAGTCTGATGCCAAGAGACCGTTTCCAATCAATTCGTGCCTTCCTACATTACATTCCAAGAGGACAACCCGGCCACgacagaatttttaaaataagaaatattgttGAATTAGTAACTAAAAATTTTTCAAAGCATTACACCCCGCATAAAGAATTATCATTGGATGAGATGACAATTGCGTACAAAGAACGGAGTAGCATAAAGCAATACAATCCAATAAAGCCTAAAGTGTTTGTCCTCAGTGAAGCAAGGACGGGATATGCACTCCAATGGGACCTGTACACGGGTAAATCCGAGGATGTGGACAGCAGTGTTAGTAAAACACATGCTATTGTAAGAAAACTGAGTCAAGAATATCTACATAAAGGCCATGACATCTACATGAACTCATACTACACGAACCCATATTTAGCTAACGAGCTCAGCAAACTCAAAACAGGTGTTTGTGGCACCATAAGTGCAACAAGAAAAGGAATGCCTGAAtcgttaaaaaaaaagaacttgAAAACTAAAAAGGGTGATGATCCTATCTTTCTCAGAAGTGGTGATCTTCTTGCATGTGCCTGGCATGATGTCAGAAGACTGACTATGCTATCAACAATCCACAATGCAAGTTCTACGGAAACAACAATTAGGTCAAAAAAAGTGGATACCGGTACTCggacaattttaaaaccaatttgTGTTGCCGAGTACAACAGACATATGGGTGGGGTGGATCGGATGGACCAGAGGATGAAGACATATATCTTCCCACACAGATCACACAAGTGGTATATGCGCATTTACGATGGCATAATTAGTATTGCCATGGTAAATGCACacattatttcttttagtTGTCCTAGTTCATCAAATAAATGGCATAATTAGTATTGCCATGGTAAATGCACacattatttcttttagtTGTCCTAGTTCATCAAATAAAAAACCCAAGTCATTGAAGCAGTTTATTGAAGAGATTGCTTCAGAATTGCTAAATGGATACACCAGTGCAAGAAAAAGGGCTGGAAAACAGCAAAGCCCTCTGCATTTCAAACGCCTCATACCATTTCAGCATCAACATTTTCTTGAAAAAACAACCAGAAAATCCTGTCAATGttgcaataaacaaacaatgacaCTGTGCAAAAAATGCAATGTTTCATTATGTGCATTAGATTGCTTTGAAAGATACCATAGCCTACAGGAATATCGTATGAAATAAACACTCGTGaactgaattttttttttgtaatattgtcGAACTGTGTATGTCTTTCTTCATGTTTACAGTTCATTTCTGTGCAGTTTTACTTCTTCACACATACTGTGCTTCATTTCTATGCCAAATAAaccaatttttacaattttttgcaaaaatttcagaaatacaaaaaaatccgAAAGCTTTCATTACTTTCTTTATGACATCAGCGTTACGGATGACgtcaccaaaaaaataaatacataattttataCAGTAAGCTCAGGGCTACAACTTGGCAATTGATAATTTTTGTCATACTAAACCAGAAGTTgcataaaaacagaaataaagtgttttacagtgacgtcatcaaaaatataaaaatactaatttttagaaaattgcTTCCCctacaattttataatagaTCGTTTTGGCGTACCATAAACACACGATGCGCCAGAGCGCTAGACCCGACGCCAGTTCAAATTCCGAAAATGTCCGAAATATATCTCGTCCCCAAAGGGTTAAATTAATGCGAATTTTTACAAACTGGCTGTTAATTTAGCATCAGTGgacataaaactatatattcttatgcaaaaaactgcGCAACCATAAGAACCGTGGGCCGGACTCTTTAAGGAATGTATTACTTAGGCTGTTGTTACTGTTGAAAAGAACAACGCCACTTTTCGAAACCAGTGGcagaacaatttttttgaaattgaaGAAAGAAATAAACTTTGCTCTCCCAAGTTACGAAGGTATCATCCGGACATTATACGATGGGCTATTGAGCTGTATTCTCGATCTCCGGCAGCATATAACTATATTCGAAGCAGTCAAGTTTTAACCTTTCTTGTGCAAAAACCATAGAGAACTACAGGTATAAATAACGGAAAATATTTGGTCCAGTTATTAAATTTCGTTTTATGAAATCAGAAATTCTATACTACCAATACTGGGTATTAGTCAAATTGGTGTTGAAGAACTTGAACGAGCTGTCAAGAATGCAGGCGATTCTTTACAAGGATACTTAACACTTTATGGGATGAAAAGTAAGTCTATCATTTTCATATGACTACAATTAATATTTACCTGTTTTATACAGTAAATGAAAAGCTGGTGATTAAACATGGAAAACttgttggttttgttgatTTTGGACATGTTAGTTCTTCTGAAGAGAGCTGTTTAGCAAGTCATATTTTAGGTAAATACAAGAATATGTATTAAATGTTATGTGCTGTTTGTATGATTTCATTTATCATGTTGTTTGCAGTATTTTATGTCCGCACAAAACAAAGGGAGGTATCTATTCCCATTGCATGGTACCCAACAAAATCAACTCCAGCATATGTATTGTCATTAATGTTTTGACAAGTGTGAAAAAGCAGGGGTGCAAATTCTTGCTGTTGTAGCTGATGGTGCACCACTAacacaaagttttttaactgGTTAGTGGCTTCATGAAATACTCTNNNNNNNNNNNNNNNNNNNNNNNNNNNNNNNNNNNNNNNNNNNNNNNNNNNNNNNNNNNNNNNNNNNNNNNNNNNNNNNNNNNNNNNNNNNNNNNNNNNNNNNNNNNNNNNNNNNNNNNNNNNNNTGGGAAAGGTCTTTCTAGTGGGGATTTTTTTCAGCCGTTGCTGTGAACTGAGCTAAATATGGTTCCTAAATTTTATGTATACTCGCGCACCACTTTTTGGTTTATGCAGAGTTCTCGTACCACTTACATACAAACTACTGAAGGCTCGTgaatgtttcaaaaaaagtcgcctgattatttacaaaatttttcgGCGTTCACAACACAAACTTGGCACTGCTTTTGTCAAgttgtgtgtaaaataaatgtaatttgccaAATAAAGAGGGTAACAGgctgtaataaacaacctaaatatgttccagaagAAACACTGCTGTGTATTTAACTCCTTAGGGACGAGTAatttaaatatgcattttgaCACAAGGGTCTACAAAAATCTCTATAACTTTATCTGTGATTGGGGTAAATCCCTAGGACTGGCTTTGTTCGAAAGATGATGCATTTTCCGTTCTTTCTAgctattaaaaatatagcgttactatttgaaaattttgattaattttcaCTGAAACATCAACAATTAAAATGTGAAGAATGGTAAAGATTTGCCTGGAAAGGCTTGTTTTACCGCCAATTTTCGTGCAAGTTGCTaataataatgtatttatgACCCTGCTACTATCCGTTCTTAGCTGCTTGCCGCAGTTTTTGCAAAAACTATGTTTTCATGCAAACTAGATGACCTCTGATTTGAACTGTTGTAGATTGATTTGATGCGAgtaattttgatatttttttggcttttttagtattattttgttgttctgtcttgtatttatattgttttttgtgtatttaccGCCTCAAATAATGTTTACTGTGCGCACCTTTTCTGTCGAAGAGGCAGCTGCGATATGTTGTGATGTCGATTCGTGTGACGAAAATATGAGTTTGTCTGAATCAACATACGATTCATGTGAGAGTGATGACTTTATCGAACCAATACTTACTGCATCACCTTCAACCTCTGCAAATATCCAGCCTGTAAGTGTTCAAGATCAAGAGGTATCCAGTACGGACAGTGATGTCAGTTCAGCATGTGCCCAACCGGTTCACCCAAAAAGAGCAAAAATGACCAAGGTGAAAACGAACAGAAAAAGACCCAAGGTAACAAATACATCTAACATTCCTCATGACCTGCAGGATTTTAACTGGGAGCCTGTAAACAATAGTTTTGAAACAAGTTTCATACCCCAGTCATCAAGCTTTAGTGAAACATCAGGTTACTGTGGTGATTTAGTTTTGGCAGACTCTACTCCTCTAGATTTACTTGGACTTTTCCTTACTAATGAATTTTGGCAACTATTAGTGGAAGAAACTAATAGATATGCGGAGCAGTATCTTCAAAAGCAAACTGACGAGCTGCCAAAATTTTCCAAGTTCAGGAAATGGAGTCCTGTTACACATGCAGATATAAAAGCATATTTTGCCATGAATTTGCTTATGGGTCTGTGTTCAAAGCATTCGATAAAAGACTACTGGTCCATGTATTCTTATACAAATACAGCTGGCATATCAAGTCTGATGCCAAGAGACTGTTTCCAATCAATTCGTGCCTTCCTACATTTCAACAACAATGAGAATTACATTCCAAGAGGACAACCCGGCCACgacagaatttttaaaataagaaatattgttGAATTAGTAACTAAAAATTTTTCAAAGCATTACACCCCGCATAAAGAATTATCATTGGATGAGATGACAATTGCGTACAAAGGAGGGAGTAGCATAAAGCAATACAATCCAATGAAGCCTAAAGTGTTTGTCCTCAGTGAAGCAAGGACGGGATATGCACTCCAATGGGACCTGTACACGGGTAAATCCGAGGATGTGGACAGCAGTGTTAGTAAAACACATGCTATTGTAAGAAAACTGAGTCAAGAATATCTACATAAAGGCCATGACATCTACATGAACTCATACTACACGAACCCATATTTAGCTAACGAGCTCAGCAAACTCAAACAGGTGTTTGTGGCACCATAAGTGCAACAAGAAAAGGAATGCCTGAAtcgttaaaaaaaaagaacttgaaaactaaaaaaggtGATGATCCTATCTTTCTCAGAAGTGGTGATCTTCTTGCATGTGCCTGGCATGATGTCAGAAGACTGACTATGCTATCAACAATCCACAATGCAAGTTCTACGGAAACAACAATTAGGTCAAAAAAAGTGGATACCGGTACTCggacaattttaaaaccaatttgTGTTGCCGAGTACAACAGACATATGGGTGGGGTGGATCGGATGGACCAGAGGATGAAGACATATATCTTCCCACACAGATCACACAAGTGGTATATGCGCATTTACGATGGCATAATTAGTATTGCCATGGTAAATGCACacattatttcttttagtTGTCCTAGTTCATCAAATAAAAAACCCAAGTCATTGAAGCAGTTTATTGAAGAGATTGCTTCAGAATTGCTAAATGGATACACCAGTGCAAGAAAAAGGGCTGGAAAACAGCAAAGCCCTCTGCATTTCAAACGCCTCATACCATTTCAGCATCAACATTTTCTTGGAAAAACAACCAGAAAATCCTGTCAATGttgcaataaacaaacaatgacaCTGTGCAAAAAATGCAATGTTTCATTATGTGCATTAGATTGCTTTGAAAGATACCATAGCCTACAGGAATATCGTATGAAATAAACACTCGTGaactgaattttttttttgtaatattgtcAAACTGTGTATGTCTTTCTTCATGTTTACAGTTCATTTCTGTgcagttttactttttcacaCATACTGTGCTTCATTTCTATGCCAAATAAaccaatttttacaattttttgcaaagatttcagaaatacaaaaaaatccgAAAGCTTTCATTACTTTCTTTATGACGTCAGCGTTACGGATGACgtcaccaaaaaaataaatacataattttataCAGTAAGCTCAGGGCTACAACTTGGCAATTGATAATTTTTGTCATACTAAACCAGAAGTTgcataaaaacagaaataaagtgtttacagtgacgtcatgggagctataatgacgtcatcaaaaatataaaaatactaatttttagaaaattgcTTCCCCTACAACTTTATAATAGATCGTTTTGGCGTACCATAAACACACGATGCGCCAGAGCGCTAGACCCGACGCCAGTTCAAATTCCGAAAATGTCCGAAATATATCTCGTCCCCAAAGGGTTAAGATGTTTTCTTCaaccaagcagcatgtttgttacgtaatagaagggattcattgcatcataataacgattgtttgacctggcaattgattacgacataatagcaattcacacgttgataatttacgtcataatagcggttatccccttgattatttagcctgcagctgcttgaaaacaggttgaatatttgccttttcacTTATGCGCATTATAGTATAATAATAGATATAGATAGTTTGCAAAAACACTTCGTACGCGCATAAAGCAACGTCTCAATTGAAAAACTGGAAACCACTGTAGTAGGGAATATAGCATGAAATGCCACGCTCTTCGTAATTaatgtgaattaaaataatgcttatGACAATCACTAAAACATCATTCGCGATCGTTTTGTGTGAACTTAATAAGTTGCTCGACCTTGAAGACCTTCGCGCGTAAAACAGTTTGGAAACCAGTGCTTTAATGCCTGCAATGGTCGACGTCTATCGGTCATGATTTTGTTCTCTCTTAATTTTCTTTGAAGcgttatatttttactgttactctgccgtttttaatataaattaatttcagTTGTTACATATTTTCTACTAATCTGCAAGTCACAAACGACAAGTGTTATACGATACCTATACGTATTCTGAACATACCGGTAGTGTCACAAACGCAAATTGTTACGAATTTAAAAAACCCAAATCGTGAAACATaacttgttacgtcattaaaaTTCAGACCTTCACTGAGTATTGATGTTTATTAGACGGTTTAACGCAGACGCGTAACCGCAGGTTCAACTGCGCATTCGCGTAATAAAAAGCGCTGCTTTTTGTGCGATGATTAAAGCTAGAATTGGCAAAATTCCAAGGTAGGCCGGCCTACCCTGGAACCCCGGGTTCGGCGCcagtgtttgtatatatatatattcttaaagaagaagcatttatAATACTaaatcagaaacaaaatttaaatttttctggATATTCAAGAAActagaaacaaataaagttgtttttttgctaatGGAAAAACCCATGCATTGCAGCACagccattttttttactccagcggtcgaatttgcggttttaaaactcatttttttaagctGTTTCCTTGAAACTTTGAAGGTAGCTTCAGATCACATTTGGGCATCTCTATacacattttgatttttcgttggtatgcccctttaagacCAAGGGTATTAACAGTCCATTGATTGTGTAGCAACTACCATGGGTATCGAACAAGTCCAAGCCAAGTATGAAACAACACTTTGGTGCATGTCACacatttatgacatcattaaaaaaaaccaATATTGtgataaattaatgtaatatatgaataaaacctttttcttGTATTAACAGGTTGAGAAGAAGTGTGACGATTCCGATTCAAAGTTGCTTTAACTACAATGACTTCATTTTCAACATCTGCAATAAAAAAGCCCAATGAACCAATAAATTTGCTGTTTCTTTAATTCAAATCATATGCAAACTTAAGCTAGGTTTAAAACAATGgtaaaaacataatgtttaatcACAATCTTACCTTCCTCATCATCACTGTATTGGTGGGCGATATCCTTCCTCTTTTCTGACATGAATTTCTCTAGCTTTTTCAAATAAACATTTCGTGTGGAGGCTGACAAAACAAAAGGTATTTTTGAACCTTATTAATAGGAATGTGCCAAGCCCAAAGTTAAAGGCTCGTGCCTGAGTGCCTTCTTTGTTAAAGCTCGGTTGAAAAATGGGCCAAGTGCCAAGCcttttgttattaatataatgttgcaaaacagagtgaaaaaataaaaaaagtgaagcaaATGAAAGATATTGGGACTAATGACAAACCAGGGCCGTGAATAGCCGCATTTTACATCCGTTAACGGACACGCATTTTTATGTTCAAAATTTAGTCTAATAActtaaatgaattttattatatttgcataTGTAATAACCTGAAAAGCGTTGCCATGCGACTCGAAAAACAACGTAAAATTGTATAATTGTTTTAGAaccaaattgaaatattatgcGCAATGCTTTAGGGTTGTAAGCCAACGTATACTGGGACCAGGGGAAGTCAGAGGTGACTACGCACATTGTAATCCTTATCTATGGCATCTTGTGAAATGTTTATGCGCGTCGGAAGATTGTTGGgttttttcaaaattgaaaTGCAATACGAAGGTTTGAGGACCCTTCTTACACAGATTTGCAATCGAGAAAAAATGCATACTtaggaaaataatgttgtacTCGTGGACGGCCATTGCCATCGGCAAACGTGTTGCtacagtaaacaaaattaatttgttttgattgGGAAAAAACAACTGGTAAGTCAGTGTAATTATTTCCAAATTTGCCCATTCCAATATAAACGTTTAATACAACAAATGTGTCTTTAATCTTTACTGACCATAACCGTAAAACAAAAGCATTTAGTTTACTTCTGTAAGGTTAACAATGACCCCATCAATTGCTATTATGAAGTAAATATTCAAAGCGTCAATTGGTGTCGTACTTAATTCACGAGTTAATCAATCGTTATTATGACGCTGATAATCCTTGTGTCAATCGCCACTATGTTGTAATAAACCATCTACTAAAgccatttaatattatattgcttATTATCGCACTGAACAATACTTTGCCGTGTTGCATGTCCTTGCACAAGACGCTGCTCTAAACATTTGACGTCATATtgaatattactttttttctacTATTTTGGTCCCTGCAAACCCTATCAAATTAAAGCTGGTctaattgtaaataatatttgattaatttgaaaatattgttctTTATTGCTCATTTTGTCACAAAgtctagaaaataaaacaatttccttttaaatttaaaataatcataGAAACCCTATAATCTTTTCTGGATATCaatgtttgataaattttgttaCAGATTCTTAGATCATATTTTGGAATTTTCCGTCCAATAAATTTGTTGTATATTctaagagattaaaaccattggtttacttttttaatgcaacgtttgtgaattttgtttcttattcCTCACTTgactatatatatgaaaataagTGTTTCGCCTAATCTACAAAATCTGTAATAAAtccaatataaaaacacatacgTCCAATTGGTCCAGGAACCATTCCAAAAAATCtcaattttattgaaatttcttcatttgttaattgttcaatgTTTGTAATCTCCCATTCTTTTGGATAAGTTTTCTGCAACataatcaaagaattataattgCTTGGacctgaataaataaattctaaGAAGTATTGTATTCTATTATACAAATGATAAAACACAGGTGTCCACCAGGTGGCAAACACGCAAATCACCGTTGTTCGCTTATAtcgatagtaaacaaattacttcgatagtaaacaaattataaaaagcatATAAAGCACAACTCATGACTGTTTCATCTGTTTTTaccgatatatatatatatatctttttaaaaaatgtggtCACACTTTTAATACACTTCACAAAGGTTATGTGACATGATTTGTGTCCAAATTAATAGAACAGGTATTGAGTAAAGACATTTCTATCCTCATTTCAGGTATTCGCTGTGTTTTGCAAAGTAAACGAAGAAGTTAAAATACGTTTTAGGTTGTcaataattacagaattaaGAAAACCGAAGAAGGTATTGTAAGTCAAATGTAAATAagaaattattataaatatataatagtaaagtagggaaattaaaaacaaatgggGTAAGAAAGGACAAACAATTGGGGGTAGCCCgccaaaaaatcattttatcgcaaacagcttttgtgggtaaaaatgacatttatttgGCTTATTTTTTATCGTAACTGTCATTCTAGGTGGTaactattttttctttaaaacacagatatcaaacaaaaaaaaattttgatgaggtttgctaaactttttttgtgagaAGGCCTTTCgtgataaatttattataaatgcaAGTAATTGCTACACATTTAAATACCTTGCTGCTggtatattttgattttaaattttatgaacaTTTCATACTTTGCTTTGCCTACATTTTCTGataatgtaatttatgttttggGTTAAGACTGTTCAGTTACAGGTCATTTTTATGATTATTGCTGAATTTAGTTTAGATAAAGTCAAGATGTCATTTAGATTTTCaaaagcttttattttaattaaattaagtatAATGCtccttatatatattactatatatttaccttaATGTTTACTTTCTTTGAATAAAGATTATCAAGAGCTTCATCATCCGAAGAAAAGCTTCCCGATTGATTTTCAACATGCATATTATAAAGCTTAACATAAGTTGCTTTATGTGCATTTCCGTGAGGCAAAGACAcacctgaaaaatataaacctgAGAACTAAGTAGGAAAGAACTTTAGATCACCGGATTGAACAAGGTCCAGTCAGAGTACTTTTCCTAAATTGGCAGGAGTGCGTCGCACTCCCGCGCACGCACGTACTCTACGCTAGTGGCCGTATTATTCTGTGTGTAAATCAACCAGATTACATCATATAAGCAAtatgttacatcacaatagtGATATATTACAGACGTTACGACACGTTATAATCTTGTTTTCGCAGTGTTTTATGCAAGTTAAAGCCCTTAACCATAGGCGTAACACTTTCAATATGTCAGGGTGGCAAAAGTTAATATGAATACGTCACAGATACCATCATAAAGGTTATAGTTGCTCGACCATGACTGCAAAGCTTAGGGTTAGTAGGTTACAACAACGACGTTCAACAGTGAACACAGACAGTTATATACAAAATGTCAGATAATAATAAAGAACCCGAAGCCAAAGCCACAGATAGCATAGAAAGTTCTTCAGAAAGGCAGAGGCAGGCTTCCGCTCTCTTTAAAACAACAGCGGAAGCGTCAGTGAATTCTGCAAACAAAAGAAGACAGCAGGAGAATATTCATTTCTGTTTGCAATGTAAGAAGACTATTTCTCGTGGTAATCCAGCTTCCACGAAGCGGCATGTCGATAGTGCTCATCGGAATGATAAATCATTTGACTTTTCAAACCGTTCAAgctactttttaaaataattcatgAAAAGTTGGATGATTTGGTTAAAAATCGATCagaaaaagtacaaaaaacaCCTTACACAGATAATGAAAGTACTGGTCATTTTCAAATACTAGGAAAGGCTCAATGTTTACACGATATAGAAGGGTCttgttattcattttatattaatgacTTCGGGAGAGGACTTATCCGATGTATGGTTTGCTTCGGGCATCTTTGTGACACCTATCCGCGTTTAGGACATGTCAAGGAACCAATGCTTGCAAAGAAAACGTATCGCAGCATTGAAAAGAACGCAGGAAACACATTGTCTACTCGGCTTGAGATACCAGAAGAGAGAATGAAACATCTTGTTTCTGGTAACAACCAAACATGgtacagtttaaaaagtatGCTGATTGAGCACACAAGCTGTTCCTCAAAACGAAACGGCGGCTTGAGCCACCACAAAGCATTAAtttggaaaaagaaaaattcacAAATTCGatcaaaaataacttaaatagtAGCAAACCAACTGCTTTGATTACG from Ciona intestinalis unplaced genomic scaffold, KH HT000084.2, whole genome shotgun sequence carries:
- the LOC100187247 gene encoding lamina-associated polypeptide 2-like isoform X2, with protein sequence MPHPDDMTKEEIKEQLLAHGVSLPHGNAHKATYVKLYNMHVENQSGSFSSDDEALDNLYSKKVNIKKTYPKEWEITNIEQLTNEEISIKLRFFGMVPGPIGPSTRNVYLKKLEKFMSEKRKDIAHQYSDDEEDVENEVIVVKATLNRNRHTSSQPVNTRKSNINHEDIQPGVSEKTTFLSQPPNTHDASSATTRRPLHPCGDAKKMTKPQDLVRDDKIKQEHHWMPVWLQVLVASIIAGFIYLVFQTMESNPAPLSLPTTNSD
- the LOC113475031 gene encoding piggyBac transposable element-derived protein 4-like, whose amino-acid sequence is MFTVRTFSVEEAAAICCDVDSCDENMSLSESTYDSCESDDFIEPILTASPSTSANIQPVSVQDQEVSSTDSDVSSACAQPVHPKRAKMTKVKTNRKRPKVTNTSNIPHDLQDFNWEPVNNSFETSFIPQSSSFSETSGYCGDLVLADSTPLDLLGLFLTNEFWQLLVEETNRYAEQYLQKQTDELPKFSKFRKWSPVTHADIKAYFAMNLLMGLCSKHSIKDYWSMYSYTNTAGISSLMPRDCFQSIRAFLHFNNNENYIPRGQPGHDRIFKIRNIVELVTKNFSKHYTPHKELSLDEMTIAYKGGSSIKQYNPMKPKVFVLSEARTGYALQWDLYTGKSEDVDSSVSKTHAIVRKLSQEYLHKGHDIYMNSYYTNPYLANELSKLKQVFVAP